A part of Candidatus Electrothrix aestuarii genomic DNA contains:
- a CDS encoding type II toxin-antitoxin system prevent-host-death family antitoxin, translating into MQATSKDLRFHTKKILDAARRGEEVVITFHGKPYAKIVPLDEHRTKDKQNEFCGMWKDREDMKDVEGYVRQLRKGRSF; encoded by the coding sequence ATGCAGGCTACCAGCAAAGATTTACGATTTCACACAAAAAAAATCCTTGATGCGGCAAGGAGGGGCGAGGAGGTTGTTATCACCTTTCACGGAAAGCCATACGCGAAAATTGTTCCTCTCGACGAACACAGAACAAAGGATAAACAGAACGAATTCTGCGGGATGTGGAAAGATCGGGAAGATATGAAGGATGTTGAAGGGTACGTCCGGCAACTCAGGAAGGGAAGGTCGTTTTGA